In Aquimarina spinulae, a single window of DNA contains:
- a CDS encoding chalcone isomerase family protein, whose translation MKKITLVLVALISLSTATAQIRVGKAILPYEENFGDTDLKLNGAGMRKVLWIDMYAGGLYLTKKSKDPKEILDADETMAIKLNIVSGFVTQKKMIKAVKDGFDRATFGNTKALDERINKFIKFFSEPIVKNDIFDIVYIKGKGVTAFKNEKELGVIKGRDFKYALFKIWLGDEPASEEIKNGMLGIQ comes from the coding sequence ATGAAAAAAATTACTTTAGTACTGGTAGCACTAATTTCCCTGTCTACTGCTACTGCGCAAATTAGAGTTGGTAAAGCTATTTTGCCTTATGAAGAAAATTTTGGTGATACCGATTTAAAATTAAATGGTGCCGGAATGAGAAAAGTGCTTTGGATCGACATGTATGCAGGAGGGCTTTATTTAACAAAAAAGAGCAAAGACCCTAAAGAAATTCTTGATGCAGATGAAACTATGGCTATAAAACTAAATATTGTTTCCGGTTTTGTTACCCAAAAGAAAATGATAAAAGCGGTAAAAGATGGATTTGATAGAGCTACTTTTGGTAATACCAAAGCATTAGATGAGAGAATAAATAAATTTATTAAATTTTTCTCAGAGCCTATAGTAAAGAATGACATCTTTGATATTGTATATATTAAAGGTAAAGGGGTGACTGCTTTTAAAAATGAAAAAGAACTTGGTGTAATCAAGGGGCGTGATTTTAAATATGCATTATTCAAAATTTGGCTTGGAGATGAACCAGCAAGTGAAGAAATTAAAAATGGAATGTTAGGTATACAATGA
- a CDS encoding DUF2147 domain-containing protein, whose amino-acid sequence MMKVMNFRNIHFVAIVLISVTISAQQQIVGQWKTIDDTTGEPRSIVEIYKKGNKLFGKILQVLDEAERNKLCIECKGNDHNKPIEGMVIIKELEKDGSQYEDGTIMDPENGKVYRCKIWIDEDNPNVLNVRGYIAFLYRTQKWIRV is encoded by the coding sequence ATGATGAAAGTTATGAATTTTCGCAACATCCATTTTGTAGCAATAGTATTAATATCTGTAACAATAAGTGCGCAACAACAAATAGTAGGACAATGGAAAACTATTGATGATACTACTGGCGAACCACGATCTATTGTAGAAATTTATAAGAAAGGAAACAAACTGTTTGGGAAGATTTTACAGGTATTAGATGAAGCAGAGAGAAATAAGTTATGCATCGAATGTAAAGGCAATGACCATAATAAGCCCATAGAGGGAATGGTAATTATTAAAGAACTTGAAAAAGATGGGAGTCAATATGAGGATGGTACTATTATGGATCCCGAGAATGGCAAAGTATATCGATGCAAAATCTGGATTGATGAAGATAACCCAAATGTGCTTAATGTAAGAGGATATATAGCTTTTTTATATAGAACACAAAAATGGATTCGAGTATAA
- a CDS encoding chalcone isomerase family protein, which translates to MKKIITLIVVVLISTFAMAQVRVGDIVLPYKVSFEGEELSLNGAGMRSILGFDTYSGGLYTKKKYNDPGVVLDSDESMSIRLNIVSKKVTNKRMIKVFRKGFDDAMFGNTQTLDVRIEKFLKLFSSPMQINDYFDLVYIKGKGVKTYKNGEELGFIKGRDFKYALFKIWLGNEPACKLIKGGMLGLSK; encoded by the coding sequence ATGAAAAAAATAATTACATTAATAGTTGTAGTCCTTATATCTACCTTCGCTATGGCTCAGGTAAGAGTAGGGGATATCGTATTACCTTATAAGGTTAGTTTTGAAGGAGAAGAACTATCATTAAATGGAGCCGGGATGAGAAGCATTCTTGGATTTGATACCTATTCGGGAGGTCTATATACCAAGAAAAAATATAATGATCCGGGAGTAGTCTTGGATTCTGATGAGAGCATGTCTATTCGTTTAAATATAGTATCTAAGAAAGTAACAAATAAACGAATGATTAAAGTTTTTAGAAAAGGCTTTGATGATGCAATGTTTGGTAATACCCAAACCTTAGATGTGAGAATAGAAAAGTTTTTAAAATTATTTTCTTCGCCAATGCAGATCAATGATTACTTTGATTTGGTATACATCAAAGGAAAGGGAGTTAAAACCTATAAAAATGGTGAAGAGCTTGGTTTTATAAAAGGTCGAGATTTTAAGTATGCCCTGTTTAAAATTTGGTTAGGAAATGAACCTGCTTGCAAACTTATTAAAGGAGGAATGTTAGGGTTGAGTAAGTAA
- the priA gene encoding replication restart helicase PriA produces MSYFINVILPIPLDKEFTYSINKTEAAFLQPGMRVAVQFGKSKVYAALVTKVHQNPPLVYEAKEIEHILDESPIVTQHQLELWSWISNYYMCTKGEVMRAALPGAFLLESETIILKNEKSLFDESLLKDDEFLIYEALQYQSLLRIQEVMNIVGKKNVLPVIKRLIEKEVITVQEEIYEQYKPKIVRYIRLNTTYTKEEALRDLLDTMTRAPKQREVLMHLFTLQAQATKPIKVSELVKTSNSSAAVIRALVDKNILDEYHLQTDRVQYTGETTGNTKQLNEYQHKAYEEIKSSFENKDVCLFHGVTSSGKTEVYVKLIEQAIQKEEQVLYLLPEIALTTQLITRLQEYFGEKLTVYHSKYSVNERVEAWNNVKAKKSKAQVVIGARSAIFLPFANLGLIIVDEEHENTFKQYDPAPRYHARDTAIVLAKMFCAKVVLGSATPALETYYNARQKKYGFVQLTRRYGDVLMPDISLVDIKTKYRKKEMTGHFSDTLLTGIHNALKEGEQVILFQNRRGYSPVVECNTCGHSPQCPNCDVSLTFHSFRNQLRCHYCGYHIAMPQKCMACDSVDLTTKGFGTEQIEKELQELFPDHNIGRMDQDTTRGKHGYEKIISRFEEGDIDIMVGTQMLSKGLDFRNVSLVGIMNADNLLNFPDFRAHERSFQLMQQVAGRAGRTKKRGKVLIQTYNPFHQILQQVSVNDYMGMFTDQIEERHQYKYPPFYKIIKITGKHKDYNRVNEATNWLAKSFRNVFNENVLGPEFPPVSRIRNQYHKNIVIKIPQGQSLNKTKEVIKKINTSFKSIKEFSGVRVIINVDNY; encoded by the coding sequence ATGTCATACTTTATAAATGTAATTCTTCCTATACCTCTTGATAAAGAGTTTACCTATAGTATTAATAAAACTGAAGCTGCATTTTTGCAACCAGGAATGCGGGTGGCTGTTCAATTTGGAAAAAGTAAGGTATATGCTGCTTTGGTAACGAAGGTGCATCAAAATCCACCTTTGGTATATGAAGCCAAAGAGATAGAACATATTCTTGATGAATCACCAATAGTTACCCAACATCAATTAGAACTATGGTCCTGGATTTCTAACTATTATATGTGTACAAAAGGAGAAGTAATGCGAGCAGCACTTCCCGGAGCCTTCTTACTAGAAAGTGAAACTATAATTCTGAAAAATGAAAAATCTCTTTTTGACGAATCCTTGTTAAAAGATGATGAGTTTTTGATTTATGAAGCATTACAATATCAGAGCTTACTTCGTATACAAGAAGTGATGAATATTGTAGGTAAGAAAAATGTATTACCCGTCATAAAACGACTAATAGAAAAAGAAGTTATTACGGTTCAGGAAGAAATTTATGAGCAGTATAAACCCAAAATAGTTCGGTATATTCGATTAAATACAACATACACTAAAGAAGAAGCACTGCGGGATCTACTAGATACAATGACCAGAGCACCTAAACAGCGAGAGGTGTTGATGCATTTATTTACGTTACAGGCTCAAGCCACTAAGCCAATTAAAGTAAGTGAACTTGTGAAAACTTCTAATAGCTCTGCAGCTGTAATACGAGCATTAGTAGATAAGAATATCTTAGATGAATACCATTTGCAAACAGATCGTGTTCAATATACAGGAGAGACGACAGGAAATACCAAACAGCTTAATGAGTATCAACATAAGGCTTATGAAGAAATAAAAAGTTCTTTTGAAAATAAAGATGTATGCCTTTTTCATGGGGTTACTTCATCTGGCAAGACAGAAGTATATGTAAAACTTATAGAGCAAGCTATCCAGAAAGAAGAGCAGGTATTGTATTTACTTCCAGAAATTGCTCTAACAACACAACTTATTACTCGATTACAGGAATATTTCGGAGAAAAACTCACCGTATATCACTCAAAGTATTCTGTTAATGAAAGAGTAGAGGCGTGGAACAATGTAAAAGCCAAAAAATCAAAAGCGCAGGTAGTTATTGGTGCGAGGTCGGCCATATTTTTGCCATTTGCCAATTTGGGATTAATTATTGTAGATGAAGAACATGAGAATACCTTTAAGCAATATGACCCTGCACCCAGGTATCATGCTAGAGATACAGCAATTGTCTTAGCAAAAATGTTTTGCGCCAAAGTGGTGCTAGGATCTGCGACTCCGGCTCTTGAAACGTACTATAATGCCCGACAAAAAAAATATGGATTTGTGCAATTGACCAGAAGATATGGTGATGTACTAATGCCAGATATTAGTTTAGTAGATATAAAGACAAAATATCGAAAAAAAGAAATGACAGGTCATTTTAGTGATACCTTGTTAACAGGTATTCATAATGCTTTAAAAGAAGGAGAGCAAGTTATTCTTTTTCAAAACAGAAGGGGATATTCTCCTGTGGTAGAATGTAACACTTGTGGACACTCCCCCCAATGTCCAAATTGTGATGTTAGTCTTACCTTTCATAGCTTTAGAAATCAATTACGATGCCATTACTGTGGGTATCATATAGCAATGCCCCAAAAGTGTATGGCTTGTGATAGTGTTGATTTAACGACAAAAGGTTTCGGAACAGAGCAAATAGAGAAAGAGCTGCAAGAGCTTTTTCCTGATCATAATATTGGCAGAATGGATCAGGATACAACCAGAGGAAAACATGGCTATGAAAAGATTATAAGCCGTTTTGAAGAAGGAGATATTGATATTATGGTGGGTACACAAATGCTCTCTAAGGGATTAGATTTTAGAAATGTGAGTCTTGTTGGTATAATGAATGCTGATAACTTACTTAATTTTCCGGATTTTAGAGCACATGAACGTAGTTTTCAATTAATGCAACAGGTAGCAGGTAGGGCAGGTAGAACCAAAAAAAGAGGTAAAGTTCTGATTCAAACTTACAATCCTTTTCATCAGATTTTACAACAGGTATCTGTTAATGATTATATGGGAATGTTTACCGATCAAATTGAGGAAAGACATCAATATAAATATCCTCCTTTTTATAAAATAATAAAGATTACTGGTAAACATAAAGATTACAATAGAGTAAATGAAGCTACAAATTGGTTAGCAAAATCATTTAGAAACGTATTTAATGAAAATGTTTTAGGACCAGAGTTCCCTCCAGTTTCAAGAATACGAAATCAATATCATAAAAATATAGTAATAAAAATACCGCAAGGTCAATCTTTAAATAAAACAAAAGAGGTGATAAAAAAAATCAACACTTCTTTTAAGAGTATTAAAGAATTTTCAGGGGTAAGAGTTATAATTAATGTAGATAACTACTAA
- a CDS encoding LytR/AlgR family response regulator transcription factor has translation MEQSQLKCAVVDDSRLQRLAIVKLIDEHSSLELVAEWNNAIETKNGLLDTQVDLLFLDIEMPILTGFDLLDDLENKPHIIFVTGKTKYAFKAFDYDAIDYLRKPLKKDRFNAAVDKALSMSRIGGENTTVEDDDYIFVKSNLKKRKIFLNQLKYVEALGDYVKLIMEEGDPIVVLATMKSFEAQLPSDRFLRIHKSYIVNLDKVERYNSRNIEIADEKIPLSRHKKHSLIEALNN, from the coding sequence GTGGAGCAATCTCAATTAAAATGTGCGGTAGTAGATGATTCCCGCCTCCAAAGACTAGCTATTGTAAAGCTAATAGACGAACATTCTTCACTAGAATTAGTGGCTGAGTGGAATAATGCTATTGAGACAAAAAATGGTTTACTCGACACTCAAGTGGACTTATTATTCTTAGATATTGAAATGCCAATTCTTACTGGCTTTGATCTTTTGGATGATTTAGAGAATAAACCTCATATTATTTTTGTCACAGGAAAAACGAAATATGCATTTAAAGCTTTCGACTATGATGCAATAGATTATTTAAGAAAACCATTAAAAAAAGATCGTTTTAATGCTGCTGTTGATAAAGCTTTGAGCATGTCCCGTATAGGAGGAGAAAATACTACTGTAGAAGATGACGATTATATTTTTGTAAAGAGTAATCTGAAAAAAAGAAAAATTTTCCTTAATCAATTAAAGTATGTAGAAGCTTTAGGAGATTATGTAAAACTTATAATGGAAGAAGGTGATCCCATTGTTGTATTAGCTACAATGAAATCTTTTGAAGCCCAATTACCTAGTGATCGCTTTTTAAGAATTCACAAATCTTATATTGTGAATCTGGATAAAGTAGAGCGTTACAATAGTCGTAATATAGAAATAGCGGATGAAAAAATACCTCTTAGCAGGCATAAAAAACATTCTCTGATAGAAGCTTTAAATAATTAG
- the rpsF gene encoding 30S ribosomal protein S6 produces the protein MNQYETVFILNPVLSEDQIKETVKKYEDILVSNGAKMISKEDWGLKKLAYAIQHKKSGFYHLFEYQVPGEAINALEVEYRRDERVMRYLTVRLDKHAIAWAEKRRNRNKQKA, from the coding sequence ATGAATCAATACGAAACTGTTTTCATCTTGAATCCCGTTTTATCTGAAGATCAGATAAAGGAAACAGTTAAGAAATACGAAGACATTCTTGTTTCTAATGGTGCCAAGATGATATCAAAAGAGGATTGGGGGCTTAAAAAGCTTGCTTATGCAATCCAACACAAAAAAAGTGGATTTTACCACTTATTCGAATACCAGGTACCTGGTGAAGCTATCAATGCTTTAGAAGTTGAGTACAGAAGAGATGAACGAGTAATGCGTTACCTTACTGTACGCCTTGATAAGCATGCAATTGCTTGGGCAGAGAAGAGAAGAAATAGAAACAAACAAAAAGCTTAA
- the rpsR gene encoding 30S ribosomal protein S18 has protein sequence MMSSIEQQAKGKKDGEIRYLTPLNIDTSKTKKYCRFKKSGIKYIDYKDPDFLMAFVNEQGKLLPRRLTGTSLKYQRKVSVAVKRARHLALMPYVGDLLK, from the coding sequence ATTATGTCATCTATAGAACAACAAGCGAAAGGAAAAAAAGACGGAGAGATCAGATATCTTACTCCTCTTAATATAGATACATCAAAAACGAAGAAATATTGTCGTTTCAAAAAATCTGGTATTAAGTATATTGATTATAAAGATCCAGATTTCTTAATGGCATTTGTAAATGAACAAGGTAAGTTATTGCCTCGTCGTCTTACAGGAACTTCATTAAAATATCAACGTAAAGTAAGTGTTGCTGTAAAAAGAGCAAGACATCTAGCTTTAATGCCATACGTTGGTGATTTATTAAAATAA
- the rplI gene encoding 50S ribosomal protein L9 codes for MELILKKDVENLGFADDVVEVKNGYGRNYLIPNGLALLATPSAKKVLAETLKQRAFKEKKEIEDAEKVGKKLSGLEIKILAKSGAGDKLFGSVSNADVAEAFAKEGVELEKKFITVPGGTIKRLGQYEASVRLHREVIVPIAFEVITQAK; via the coding sequence ATGGAACTTATATTAAAGAAAGACGTTGAGAATCTAGGATTCGCAGACGATGTAGTAGAAGTTAAGAATGGTTATGGTCGTAACTATTTAATTCCTAATGGACTTGCATTATTAGCAACTCCTTCTGCAAAAAAAGTACTTGCCGAAACATTAAAGCAACGTGCTTTTAAAGAAAAGAAAGAGATCGAAGATGCAGAAAAAGTAGGAAAGAAACTTAGTGGATTAGAGATCAAAATTTTAGCAAAATCTGGAGCCGGAGACAAGTTATTTGGTTCTGTATCTAATGCTGATGTTGCAGAAGCATTTGCTAAAGAAGGAGTTGAATTAGAAAAGAAATTTATTACTGTACCAGGTGGAACCATTAAACGTCTAGGTCAGTACGAAGCTTCTGTTCGCCTTCATAGAGAAGTGATTGTTCCTATTGCTTTTGAAGTAATCACTCAAGCTAAATAG
- a CDS encoding TonB-dependent receptor, translated as MKKIILLILVLIGGTINAQVTTSNISGIVRDSENQLLPGANVTAVHGPTGTSYGGVTDFDGRFNLNNLRVGGPYRITISYVGFKKQLIDEVFLQLGQTFNLNITLVEDSNQLEEVVITTNKNSTFSSDRTGAETSVGRRELRTLPTISRSAADFTRLEPTASGNSFGGRNDQFNNFSLDGAVFNNPFGLDAATPGGQTDAQPISLDAIDQIQVSTAPYDVTLSGFTGASVNAVTKSGTNTFKGTAYGFFRNESLTGGKVKGEDVFKSDLEQTQYGFSIGGPIIENKLFFFANAERDQRTDLGSSWLPNTGSGAINESRVLESDMIAVSNALANLGYTTGAYQGFTYDSESTKGILKLDWNINDKHRAAIIYNFLRASKEKPAHPTALGIRGPSASTLQFENSGYEINNNINSFQLEVNSTFSSKFANKFQAGYTHFDDFRNPLSTPAPVITIQDGAGSNYIIAGHEPFSINNKLDQKVIQATNNLNIFLGDHTVTVGASFEMFRFKNSFNLTAYEDFANFGSTYRGLFSPYGSVSSFLDDANNGVVAANLQFAQDRFAALNAAGDGNDGGWKLAELNVGQLAFYIQEEWNITERFKFSYGLRLDKPLYFDTDERIQEYIDTDNGASRDESVVYFNPNEGPVSLNSTTLPTDRLLISPRLGFNYDVRGDKTFQLRGGTGIFTGRLPFVWIGNQVSGADDGFFQIVDPDFQFPQVWRSSLGVDYRLSNGIILTGDFAYTEDVNGIHVQNWGLREPTQTLSGVDNRQIYGATDRGANNAFVLTNSNKGRIVNASFKAAKNFDNNLYASIAYSYLDAKDVNSIEAEITGDAFAGNPALGNANNDVLSYSKYGDRHRIIAIASKKWTYGNEKFATTISAFAEFAQGGRFNYTYAGDINGDGSSLNDLIYIPTQTELATYAFSGASFNEREAQRAAFEAYVRQDDYLRDNRGSYAKRYGAIAPWRNKVDFKLLQDFNINVGERTNTIQLSLDVLNLGNLINSDWGLVQQPNNVQVLGVNVDTATNTPTYSFDPNLVDTFGYDSSLQSRWQAQVGLRYIF; from the coding sequence ATGAAAAAAATTATTCTATTAATTTTGGTATTGATAGGGGGTACGATCAATGCTCAGGTCACTACTTCTAATATTTCGGGGATAGTACGTGATAGCGAAAATCAATTACTACCAGGGGCTAATGTTACCGCAGTGCATGGGCCTACAGGCACTTCGTATGGTGGAGTGACTGATTTCGACGGGCGTTTTAATCTAAACAATTTACGAGTAGGAGGACCATATAGAATAACAATAAGTTATGTAGGTTTTAAAAAACAACTTATTGATGAAGTGTTTTTGCAGTTAGGGCAAACCTTCAATCTTAATATAACATTGGTCGAGGATAGTAATCAATTAGAAGAAGTTGTAATTACGACAAATAAGAACTCTACATTTAGTAGTGATCGCACTGGTGCAGAAACTAGTGTAGGCAGAAGAGAATTGCGAACATTACCTACAATATCACGTTCTGCAGCCGATTTTACAAGGCTGGAACCTACCGCAAGCGGAAACTCTTTTGGAGGAAGAAATGATCAGTTTAATAATTTCAGCTTAGATGGTGCTGTATTTAATAATCCTTTTGGATTAGATGCTGCAACTCCCGGAGGCCAGACCGATGCGCAACCAATCTCATTAGATGCTATCGATCAGATTCAGGTGTCTACAGCTCCTTATGATGTAACATTATCGGGGTTTACAGGAGCATCTGTTAATGCGGTTACAAAAAGTGGAACTAATACTTTTAAAGGAACTGCTTATGGATTCTTTAGAAATGAAAGTCTTACCGGAGGAAAAGTAAAGGGAGAAGATGTGTTTAAGTCTGATCTCGAGCAAACACAATATGGATTTAGTATTGGCGGACCTATCATAGAAAATAAACTATTCTTTTTTGCGAATGCAGAGAGAGATCAACGTACCGATTTAGGTTCATCCTGGTTACCTAATACAGGTAGTGGTGCAATAAATGAATCTCGTGTATTAGAATCCGATATGATTGCAGTTAGTAATGCACTCGCAAATTTAGGATATACCACTGGCGCATACCAAGGGTTTACGTATGATTCTGAATCGACCAAAGGGATTCTTAAATTGGATTGGAATATTAATGATAAACATAGAGCAGCTATTATTTATAATTTTTTAAGAGCTTCTAAAGAAAAACCTGCACACCCAACAGCATTAGGAATTCGAGGGCCTAGTGCTTCTACATTACAGTTTGAAAATTCTGGCTATGAGATTAATAATAATATAAATTCTTTCCAGTTAGAAGTCAATTCTACGTTCTCTAGTAAGTTTGCTAATAAATTTCAGGCAGGGTACACCCATTTTGATGATTTTAGAAATCCATTATCAACACCGGCACCTGTAATTACAATTCAGGATGGTGCTGGATCAAATTATATCATTGCTGGTCACGAACCATTTTCTATCAATAATAAATTAGATCAAAAAGTAATTCAGGCAACTAATAATCTTAATATCTTCTTAGGAGATCATACAGTTACGGTTGGAGCATCTTTCGAGATGTTTAGATTTAAGAATTCGTTTAATTTAACGGCATATGAAGACTTTGCTAATTTTGGATCAACATATCGAGGATTATTTTCACCCTATGGTTCGGTAAGTTCTTTTTTAGATGATGCAAATAATGGTGTAGTTGCTGCTAACCTGCAATTTGCACAAGATCGTTTTGCTGCGCTAAATGCTGCAGGAGATGGTAATGATGGAGGATGGAAATTGGCAGAATTAAACGTTGGGCAATTGGCTTTTTATATTCAGGAAGAATGGAATATTACAGAGCGATTTAAGTTTAGTTATGGGCTTAGACTTGATAAACCACTATATTTTGATACCGATGAACGTATACAAGAGTATATAGATACAGATAATGGAGCTAGTAGAGATGAGAGTGTCGTATATTTTAATCCTAATGAAGGACCAGTATCTTTAAACTCTACTACTTTACCAACAGATAGACTTTTAATATCACCAAGATTAGGGTTTAATTATGATGTAAGAGGAGATAAAACTTTTCAACTACGTGGGGGGACCGGTATATTTACAGGTAGATTGCCATTTGTATGGATAGGGAATCAGGTGAGTGGGGCAGATGATGGTTTCTTTCAAATTGTAGATCCGGATTTTCAGTTTCCACAGGTATGGAGATCTAGCTTAGGAGTTGATTATAGATTAAGTAATGGTATAATCCTAACAGGTGATTTTGCGTATACAGAAGATGTTAATGGAATTCATGTTCAGAATTGGGGATTACGCGAACCAACACAAACACTGTCGGGAGTTGATAATAGACAAATATATGGAGCTACAGATAGAGGTGCTAATAATGCTTTTGTGCTAACTAATTCTAACAAAGGAAGAATTGTAAATGCCTCTTTTAAGGCAGCTAAGAATTTTGACAATAACCTGTATGCTAGTATAGCCTATAGTTATTTGGATGCTAAAGATGTAAATTCTATTGAAGCAGAAATTACCGGAGATGCATTCGCGGGTAATCCTGCTTTAGGGAATGCAAATAATGATGTCCTATCATACTCTAAATATGGAGATCGACACAGAATTATTGCTATTGCTTCTAAAAAATGGACATATGGTAACGAGAAATTTGCTACTACTATTTCTGCTTTTGCAGAGTTTGCACAAGGAGGCAGGTTTAATTATACATATGCAGGTGATATTAATGGAGACGGATCTTCTTTGAATGATTTAATTTATATCCCTACACAGACCGAATTGGCAACATATGCATTTAGTGGTGCTTCATTTAATGAAAGAGAAGCGCAAAGAGCTGCTTTTGAGGCGTATGTTCGGCAAGATGATTACCTTAGGGATAACAGAGGAAGTTATGCAAAACGATATGGAGCTATTGCTCCTTGGAGAAATAAGGTTGATTTTAAATTACTTCAGGATTTTAATATTAATGTTGGAGAAAGAACAAATACGATACAGTTGAGCTTAGATGTTTTAAACCTAGGTAATTTAATAAATTCGGATTGGGGATTAGTGCAACAACCAAATAATGTGCAAGTGTTGGGAGTTAATGTAGATACAGCTACAAATACACCTACCTATTCTTTTGATCCTAATTTGGTTGATACTTTTGGATATGACTCTAGCCTTCAATCAAGATGGCAGGCTCAGGTAGGACTACGATATATATTCTAA
- a CDS encoding M20/M25/M40 family metallo-hydrolase, translating into MNAQKLSKTEKKIINSIEANHESAIQFLEKVVNINSGTMHHEGVKEVGMVFKEQFDAIDFNTRWIDMPAEVNRAGHLFAETSGSKGKKILLIGHLDTVFEKDSPFQKFKKDGDIAYGPGTNDMKGGNVVVLYALKALHENKLLNNAQIIVAFTGDEESTGQPLDISRKDLIDAAKKSEVALGFETSTGFNYATVARRGSSGWKLEVKGKRAHSSGVFNERVGAGAIFEASRILNAFYTDVKGEEFLTFNPGVILGGTEVKFDSSISKGEAFGKSNVVPQTVMVKGGLRFISEEQKERARSKMKKITEENLPHTSATITFTDSYPAMQPTEGNHKLLTLLNEISKDLEQGVVEAYDPGKRGAADTSFVAEHVDCLDGLGTMGTGAHTPKETLDLTTFEALTKRTAILIYRLINQ; encoded by the coding sequence ATGAACGCTCAAAAACTTTCTAAAACAGAAAAAAAAATTATTAATTCGATAGAAGCCAATCATGAATCGGCTATTCAATTTTTAGAGAAGGTCGTAAATATTAATAGCGGAACAATGCATCATGAAGGTGTAAAAGAGGTAGGAATGGTGTTTAAAGAGCAATTTGATGCAATTGATTTTAATACTCGATGGATTGATATGCCTGCAGAAGTAAATCGAGCAGGACATTTGTTTGCCGAAACTTCTGGAAGTAAAGGGAAAAAAATACTACTCATTGGACACCTGGACACAGTATTTGAAAAAGATAGTCCTTTTCAGAAATTTAAGAAGGATGGTGATATTGCATATGGTCCCGGGACCAATGATATGAAAGGCGGAAATGTTGTTGTATTATATGCTTTAAAAGCCTTACACGAAAATAAATTACTTAATAATGCACAAATCATAGTTGCTTTTACCGGAGATGAAGAAAGCACAGGTCAACCATTAGATATTAGTAGAAAAGATTTAATTGATGCAGCAAAAAAAAGCGAAGTTGCTCTGGGTTTTGAAACATCTACAGGATTTAATTATGCTACTGTTGCCCGTAGAGGGTCTTCTGGATGGAAACTAGAAGTTAAGGGAAAAAGAGCACATTCATCTGGTGTTTTTAATGAACGTGTAGGTGCAGGTGCTATTTTTGAAGCTTCCAGAATTTTAAACGCCTTCTATACCGATGTTAAAGGAGAAGAATTTTTAACCTTTAATCCTGGAGTAATTCTGGGAGGAACAGAAGTTAAGTTTGATAGCTCAATAAGCAAAGGAGAAGCCTTCGGAAAAAGTAATGTTGTGCCACAAACCGTTATGGTAAAAGGAGGATTGCGTTTTATCTCTGAAGAACAAAAAGAAAGAGCCCGTTCAAAAATGAAAAAAATTACTGAAGAAAACTTACCTCATACCAGTGCGACTATCACTTTTACCGATAGCTATCCGGCAATGCAACCAACTGAAGGCAACCACAAATTATTAACATTACTAAATGAAATAAGTAAAGATCTAGAACAAGGAGTAGTCGAAGCTTATGATCCTGGTAAACGTGGAGCTGCAGATACTTCTTTTGTAGCAGAGCATGTAGATTGTCTGGATGGATTAGGAACTATGGGTACCGGAGCACATACTCCAAAAGAAACATTAGATCTAACGACTTTTGAAGCGTTGACCAAGCGTACTGCAATACTTATCTATCGATTAATCAATCAATAG